One Cololabis saira isolate AMF1-May2022 chromosome 18, fColSai1.1, whole genome shotgun sequence genomic region harbors:
- the LOC133418683 gene encoding serine/threonine-protein kinase pim-1-like — MVLREDDRVPATKRKASRPPEAPGKRSRDAGEPAAVSAETVRERKRGSCTERLSTTETPGSCDVQPSSSNPSTPRQDNGNTYMSASESRARFERKYLQLQILGVAVKYIPKGKVETRPVFQLGKVLQVPLEVLLMLKAADRPASAGKSAVVSFLDWYDLEQEVLLVMERPVPSVDLFTYILNNDGPLQEDTALSIMKQLVDAVMHMHSNGVFHRNIKSENILIQTGSDGLRVRIIDFGCGCILADGAYRKFSGTPDFAPPELYMCGSKRLAPPQSGIYHHEFICDNIRFSSKLSRGCLFKV; from the exons ATGGTCCTCCGTGAGGATGACAGGGTTCCTGCCACTAAGAGGAAGGCAAGCAGGCCTCCAGAGGCCCCTGGAAAGAGGTCCAGGGATGCAGGTGAACCCGCTGCTGTCTCAGCAGAGACCGtcagggagaggaagagggggagcTGTACCGAGCGGCTGTCGACCACAGAGACCCCTGGTAGCTGTGATGTCCAGCCAAGCTCCAGCAACCCCTCAACCCCCCGACAGGACAACGGGAACACCTACATGTCAGCCTCAGAGAGCAGAG cACGTTTTGAAAGAAAGTACCTTCAGCTTCAGATTCTCGGG gtggccgtCAAATACATCCCTAAAGGGAAGGTGGAGACTCGACCAGTG TTCCAACTTGGGAAGGTGCTCCAGGTCCCGCTGGAGGTGCTGCTCATGTTGAAAGCAGCCGACCGACCGGCTTCAGCGGGGAAATCTGCAGTCGTGTCGTTCTTGGACTGGTATGACCTGGAGCAGGAGGTTCTCCTGGTCATGGAGAGACCAGTTCCCTCCGTGGACCTGTTCACCTACATCCTCAACAACGATGGTCCCCTGCAGGAGGACACGGCTCTG AGCATCATGAAGCAGCTGGTGGATGCAGTCATGCACATGCACTCCAATGGAGTCTTCCATCGTAACATCAAGTCAGAGAACATCCTCATACAGACCGGCTCCGACGGTCTTCGTGTGAGGATCATAGACTTCGGATGTGGGTGCATCTTGGCTGACGGAGCTTACCGCAAGTTTTCCG GAACCCCTGACTTCGCGCCTCCAGAGTTGTACATGTGTGGGAGCAAGAGGCTGGCCCCACCACAGTCTGGCA TTTACCACCACGAGTTCATCTGCGACAACATTAGATTCAGCAGTAAGCTGTCGCGAG GATgccttttcaaagtttga